The following are from one region of the Mixophyes fleayi isolate aMixFle1 chromosome 7, aMixFle1.hap1, whole genome shotgun sequence genome:
- the LOC142097378 gene encoding syntaxin-binding protein 4-like isoform X1 yields MISPPFHIEAQPLTPSLLGHCACNLAQFRRMPSVSVFCKGAMMISRTIMGPYGMDRTVYSMEFSDCANGLGIKVIGGLREFCREEYGVYVKRILPGGVAYSDGRLQPGDQILEVNGESLLRVSNDRAVDILRTASATSYMRLLIARDDEARKEFSELLEKCSLHSDTESSRSSPIMHSSRYLESTSSESSSRSQSPLLLSPASSHSQFVGSTGVSPYPSTSDSAIQNISVLKSTGLGLAITGGSNRPEGPMVYVQELLLDGDSYRDGRLRAGDQLVSVNKDSMIGVTNEEAKRILARSRFRQDSCTDVSFIPNTGRFPGVSNANSSASLQHRILGNGLASCRLKVHVRSPECRHENNVPSPSLDVCPPELTISAPGSPLNHRTSAGNKQKVSLDPHVRLKKDKLDLILKFLGLDVSEEKKRDLLQGLITDCQGTVAYGDFLQVLRDCLRDELVESSLDSSSVLFTHYEVANLLDTSAFYSPVTKETDVPRFSDSLELEQLQDEVSELRQEVQRLKALLREAETSKKITEEEVHSLNQKVLGLLAENRCLQNKLQVAVMAQRHSHSAEHDYEEVINLLEAEITELKNQMSGKKKLMALEVHEGLDLNRRLSLSDCQLRKSEVTRKHLEVSNKKLLTFVQKIQKLLTTSLQLSDEKRAGDAENSYSENALNACLPSAQSLVTEVSDILESCTACPFSYGDFTRHGRPSYQTGSSSENVSWPSPPSPLSTRSLSRSEEELYTPKASKDRPQ; encoded by the exons GGATTAAGGTAATTGGAGGATTGCGGGAGTTCTGCAGAGAGGAATATGGAGTGTATGTCAAAAGAATCCTTCCTGGCGGTGTGGCCTATTCTGATG GACGGCTGCAGCCTGGAGATCAGATCCTGGAGGTGAATGGAGAAAGTTTGCTGAGAGTGTCAAATGACAG AGCTGTTGACATTTTGCGGACGGCTTCTGCGACTAGCTACATGCGCCTCCTGATCGCCAGAGATGATGAAGCCAG GAAGGAATTCTCAGAATTGTTGGAGAAATGCAGCCTTCACAGTGACACTGAATCTTCCCGCAGTTCTCCCATAATGCACAGCA GCCGATACCTGGAAAGCACGTCTTCCGAGTCCTCGTCACGTTCCCAGAGTCCTTTACTTCTGAGCCCGGCCAGCTCCCACAGCCAGTTTGTGGGGAGCACTGGTGTCTCTCCATATCCCTCTACAAG TGATTCCGCTATCCAGAATATTTCCGTACTGAAGTCTACCGGCCTGGGATTGGCGATCACCGGGGGATCCAATCGACCAGAGGGGCCCATGGTCTATGTGCAGGAATTGTTGCTGGACGGAGATAGTTACCGG GATGGACGGCTACGAGCAGGAGATCAGCTGGTCTCTGTCAACAAAGACTCAATGATCGGTGTCACCAACGAGGAAGCCAAACGGATTCTGGCCAGGTCCAGGTTCAG ACAGGACAGCTGCACAGATGTGTCCTTCATCCCAAACACTGGCCGTTTTCCTGGTGTCTCCAACGCCAACAGCTCTGCCTCATTACAGCACAGGATTCTGGGAAACGGGCTGGCTTCCTGCAGACTTAAGGTCCATGTCCGATCACCAGAG TGCCGCCATGAAAATAACGTGCCTTCTCCATCCCTCGACGTCTGCCCCCCAGAACTGACCATCTCAG CTCCAGGGTCCCCACTTAATCACAGAACATCTGCAGGGAACAAACAGAAGGTCTCCTTGGATCCCCACGTCCGGCTCAAAAAAGACAAACTGGATCTG ATCCTGAAGTTTCTTGGGCTGGATGTGTcagaggagaagaagagagaccTTCTCCAGGGTCTTATCACCGACTGTCAGGGGACAGTGGCGTATGGAG ATTTCCTGCAGGTCCTGCGTGACTGCCTACGGGATGAGTTGGTGGAGTCCAGCCTAGATAGCAGCTCCGTCCTCTTCACACATTACGAAGTGGCCAATTTACTCGACACATCTGCGTTCTATTCCCCCGTCACTAAG GAGACGGATGTCCCACGCTTCTCTGATAGCTTAGAACTGGAGCAGCTGCAGGACGAGGTGTCTGAATTGAGGCAGGAGGTTCAGCGGCTTAAG GCTCTTCTGAGAGAAGCAGAAACTAGTAAGAAAATAACTGAAGAGGAAGTTCATTCTCTAAACCAA AAAGTGCTGGGACTACTGGCAGAGAACCGCTGTCTCCAGAACAAGCTGCAGGTGGCGGTAATGGCTCAGCGCCATTCGCACAGCGCAGAGCATGACTACGAGGAGGTCATTAACCTTCTAGAAGCAGAGATCACGGAGCTTAAGAACCAGATGTCGGGGAAGAAGAAGCTGATGGCTTTAGAAGTCCATGAG GGTTTGGATCTAAATAGACGGTTGTCTCTGTCCGACTGTCAACTCCGCAAATCTGAAGTGACCCGCAAACACCTGGAGGTTTCCAATAAGAAACTACTCACCTTTGTACAG AAAATCCAGAAATTATTAACTACTTCACTCCAGCTCTCTGATGAGAAACG AGCTGGCGATGCGGAGAACAGTTATAGCGAGAATGCCCTGAACGCGTGCCTGCCATCTGCACAGTCCCTGGTTACAGAAGTCAGTGACATTCTGGAGTCGTGTACGG CCTGTCCCTTCTCGTATGGTGATTTCACCAGGCACGGCCGACCATCGTACCAAACAGG ATCCTCCAGCGAGAACGTGAGCTGGCCCTCACCGCCGTCCCCGCTTTCTACCCGCAGTCTCAGCCGCAGCGAAGAGGAACTGTACACGCCCAAAGCGTCGAAGGATAGACCTCAGTAG
- the LOC142097378 gene encoding syntaxin-binding protein 4-like isoform X2 → MSYLKPSGKELERFDGLSLIYWTIMGPYGMDRTVYSMEFSDCANGLGIKVIGGLREFCREEYGVYVKRILPGGVAYSDGRLQPGDQILEVNGESLLRVSNDRAVDILRTASATSYMRLLIARDDEARKEFSELLEKCSLHSDTESSRSSPIMHSSRYLESTSSESSSRSQSPLLLSPASSHSQFVGSTGVSPYPSTSDSAIQNISVLKSTGLGLAITGGSNRPEGPMVYVQELLLDGDSYRDGRLRAGDQLVSVNKDSMIGVTNEEAKRILARSRFRQDSCTDVSFIPNTGRFPGVSNANSSASLQHRILGNGLASCRLKVHVRSPECRHENNVPSPSLDVCPPELTISAPGSPLNHRTSAGNKQKVSLDPHVRLKKDKLDLILKFLGLDVSEEKKRDLLQGLITDCQGTVAYGDFLQVLRDCLRDELVESSLDSSSVLFTHYEVANLLDTSAFYSPVTKETDVPRFSDSLELEQLQDEVSELRQEVQRLKALLREAETSKKITEEEVHSLNQKVLGLLAENRCLQNKLQVAVMAQRHSHSAEHDYEEVINLLEAEITELKNQMSGKKKLMALEVHEGLDLNRRLSLSDCQLRKSEVTRKHLEVSNKKLLTFVQKIQKLLTTSLQLSDEKRAGDAENSYSENALNACLPSAQSLVTEVSDILESCTACPFSYGDFTRHGRPSYQTGSSSENVSWPSPPSPLSTRSLSRSEEELYTPKASKDRPQ, encoded by the exons GGATTAAGGTAATTGGAGGATTGCGGGAGTTCTGCAGAGAGGAATATGGAGTGTATGTCAAAAGAATCCTTCCTGGCGGTGTGGCCTATTCTGATG GACGGCTGCAGCCTGGAGATCAGATCCTGGAGGTGAATGGAGAAAGTTTGCTGAGAGTGTCAAATGACAG AGCTGTTGACATTTTGCGGACGGCTTCTGCGACTAGCTACATGCGCCTCCTGATCGCCAGAGATGATGAAGCCAG GAAGGAATTCTCAGAATTGTTGGAGAAATGCAGCCTTCACAGTGACACTGAATCTTCCCGCAGTTCTCCCATAATGCACAGCA GCCGATACCTGGAAAGCACGTCTTCCGAGTCCTCGTCACGTTCCCAGAGTCCTTTACTTCTGAGCCCGGCCAGCTCCCACAGCCAGTTTGTGGGGAGCACTGGTGTCTCTCCATATCCCTCTACAAG TGATTCCGCTATCCAGAATATTTCCGTACTGAAGTCTACCGGCCTGGGATTGGCGATCACCGGGGGATCCAATCGACCAGAGGGGCCCATGGTCTATGTGCAGGAATTGTTGCTGGACGGAGATAGTTACCGG GATGGACGGCTACGAGCAGGAGATCAGCTGGTCTCTGTCAACAAAGACTCAATGATCGGTGTCACCAACGAGGAAGCCAAACGGATTCTGGCCAGGTCCAGGTTCAG ACAGGACAGCTGCACAGATGTGTCCTTCATCCCAAACACTGGCCGTTTTCCTGGTGTCTCCAACGCCAACAGCTCTGCCTCATTACAGCACAGGATTCTGGGAAACGGGCTGGCTTCCTGCAGACTTAAGGTCCATGTCCGATCACCAGAG TGCCGCCATGAAAATAACGTGCCTTCTCCATCCCTCGACGTCTGCCCCCCAGAACTGACCATCTCAG CTCCAGGGTCCCCACTTAATCACAGAACATCTGCAGGGAACAAACAGAAGGTCTCCTTGGATCCCCACGTCCGGCTCAAAAAAGACAAACTGGATCTG ATCCTGAAGTTTCTTGGGCTGGATGTGTcagaggagaagaagagagaccTTCTCCAGGGTCTTATCACCGACTGTCAGGGGACAGTGGCGTATGGAG ATTTCCTGCAGGTCCTGCGTGACTGCCTACGGGATGAGTTGGTGGAGTCCAGCCTAGATAGCAGCTCCGTCCTCTTCACACATTACGAAGTGGCCAATTTACTCGACACATCTGCGTTCTATTCCCCCGTCACTAAG GAGACGGATGTCCCACGCTTCTCTGATAGCTTAGAACTGGAGCAGCTGCAGGACGAGGTGTCTGAATTGAGGCAGGAGGTTCAGCGGCTTAAG GCTCTTCTGAGAGAAGCAGAAACTAGTAAGAAAATAACTGAAGAGGAAGTTCATTCTCTAAACCAA AAAGTGCTGGGACTACTGGCAGAGAACCGCTGTCTCCAGAACAAGCTGCAGGTGGCGGTAATGGCTCAGCGCCATTCGCACAGCGCAGAGCATGACTACGAGGAGGTCATTAACCTTCTAGAAGCAGAGATCACGGAGCTTAAGAACCAGATGTCGGGGAAGAAGAAGCTGATGGCTTTAGAAGTCCATGAG GGTTTGGATCTAAATAGACGGTTGTCTCTGTCCGACTGTCAACTCCGCAAATCTGAAGTGACCCGCAAACACCTGGAGGTTTCCAATAAGAAACTACTCACCTTTGTACAG AAAATCCAGAAATTATTAACTACTTCACTCCAGCTCTCTGATGAGAAACG AGCTGGCGATGCGGAGAACAGTTATAGCGAGAATGCCCTGAACGCGTGCCTGCCATCTGCACAGTCCCTGGTTACAGAAGTCAGTGACATTCTGGAGTCGTGTACGG CCTGTCCCTTCTCGTATGGTGATTTCACCAGGCACGGCCGACCATCGTACCAAACAGG ATCCTCCAGCGAGAACGTGAGCTGGCCCTCACCGCCGTCCCCGCTTTCTACCCGCAGTCTCAGCCGCAGCGAAGAGGAACTGTACACGCCCAAAGCGTCGAAGGATAGACCTCAGTAG